In the genome of Candidatus Shapirobacteria bacterium, one region contains:
- a CDS encoding Dam family site-specific DNA-(adenine-N6)-methyltransferase: MNAKPFIKWVGGKGKLIPELEKYLPKKFTRYYEPFVGGGALFFSLKQSRDISFASINDINRKLITAYKQIQQNPKELISLLGIMESNYKKLSFKEQEKDYYKKREIYNNDKLNKLNTTAYLIFLNKTCFNGMYRENSKGQYNIPFGDQKNPTICDRENILAVSNALKNTEITDLAFEESVNKCKKGDFIYFDPPYCPLNATSNFTSYSKSSFGPEEQRKLRDIYVELANRGCFIMLSNSNAPLVLDLYKKYKKNIHEVYAARSINSKGNKRGKIKEVVITSYTI, translated from the coding sequence ATGAACGCAAAACCTTTTATTAAATGGGTAGGTGGAAAGGGGAAATTAATACCTGAACTGGAAAAATATCTCCCGAAAAAATTTACCCGCTACTACGAGCCTTTTGTTGGAGGAGGAGCACTTTTCTTTTCTCTAAAACAATCAAGAGACATCTCGTTTGCTTCGATAAATGATATCAACCGCAAGTTAATTACCGCCTACAAACAAATTCAACAAAACCCCAAAGAATTAATTTCTCTCCTAGGGATCATGGAATCGAACTACAAAAAACTTTCCTTCAAAGAACAGGAAAAAGATTATTATAAAAAAAGAGAAATATACAATAACGATAAACTTAATAAATTAAATACAACTGCCTATCTCATATTTTTAAATAAAACTTGTTTTAACGGCATGTACAGGGAGAATTCCAAGGGGCAATATAATATCCCATTTGGTGATCAAAAAAACCCCACCATTTGTGATAGAGAAAACATTCTAGCCGTTTCAAACGCCCTAAAAAATACGGAAATAACCGATCTGGCTTTTGAGGAGTCTGTAAATAAATGTAAAAAAGGGGATTTTATTTATTTCGACCCACCTTATTGCCCCCTAAACGCTACGTCAAACTTCACCAGTTATTCTAAAAGTTCATTCGGTCCCGAGGAACAAAGAAAATTGAGAGATATTTATGTTGAATTGGCAAATAGGGGCTGTTTCATTATGCTTAGTAATTCAAACGCCCCACTGGTTTTGGATTTATATAAAAAATACAAAAAAAATATTCACGAAGTTTATGCCGCACGTTCCATTAACAGTAAAGGTAATAAAAGAGGCAAAATAAAAGAAGTTGTAATTACTAGCTATACAATCTGA
- the rpoD gene encoding RNA polymerase sigma factor RpoD yields the protein MPATLDFSKIKQTLVAQAKKLHYLTNEEIIALIPEPEKYIEQVDDVFNYLFERGVDVFDKVESKEAIEAEKQKLNSADLLALLSPKGSIDSVRMYLKEIGKIDLLVFEDEVRLAKEIEKGSQVARADLINANLRLVVSIAKKYIGRGLTFLDLVQEGNQGLMRAVEKFDWHRGFKFSTYATWWIRQAITRAIADQAKTIRIPVHMVETINKVYKATRALTQKLGREPTIDEIAEEVGVTIEKVEEIYRISQDTTSLATPVGDDEDSFLGDFIEDTTQPSPYEETSKELLRESIEEVLDSLDERESKVLSLRFGLMGETPKTLEEVGKIFNVTRERIRQIEAKALRKLRHPSRRKKLMDYLE from the coding sequence ATGCCAGCTACCCTAGATTTTTCCAAGATAAAACAAACCCTAGTCGCCCAGGCCAAAAAGCTCCACTATCTTACCAACGAAGAAATCATCGCTCTTATTCCCGAGCCGGAAAAATATATTGAGCAGGTAGATGATGTTTTTAATTATCTTTTCGAGCGTGGTGTCGATGTTTTCGACAAAGTCGAATCCAAAGAAGCCATCGAGGCCGAAAAACAAAAACTCAATAGCGCCGATCTTTTGGCCCTACTGTCTCCCAAAGGCAGTATCGACTCGGTCCGCATGTATCTCAAAGAGATTGGCAAAATCGATCTTTTGGTTTTCGAAGACGAGGTCAGATTAGCCAAAGAAATCGAAAAAGGTTCTCAGGTCGCCCGGGCTGACTTAATCAATGCCAATTTAAGGCTTGTTGTTTCCATTGCCAAAAAATATATCGGCCGCGGTTTGACTTTTCTTGATTTGGTTCAGGAAGGCAATCAAGGCCTTATGCGCGCTGTCGAAAAATTTGATTGGCACCGGGGTTTCAAGTTTTCCACCTATGCCACCTGGTGGATACGTCAGGCTATTACCCGCGCTATCGCCGACCAGGCCAAAACCATCCGTATTCCCGTTCATATGGTGGAAACCATCAACAAAGTTTACAAAGCCACCCGCGCCCTTACCCAAAAACTAGGCCGCGAGCCGACCATCGACGAAATCGCCGAAGAGGTTGGGGTTACTATCGAAAAAGTAGAAGAAATTTATCGGATCTCTCAGGACACTACTTCTCTGGCCACTCCGGTCGGCGACGATGAAGACTCATTTTTAGGTGACTTTATCGAAGACACCACCCAGCCCTCTCCCTACGAAGAAACTTCAAAAGAATTATTGCGCGAATCCATCGAGGAAGTTCTCGATAGCCTCGACGAGCGGGAATCAAAAGTTTTATCTCTCCGCTTTGGTTTGATGGGGGAAACCCCCAAAACTCTCGAGGAAGTCGGCAAGATTTTCAATGTCACCCGCGAGCGTATTCGTCAAATCGAGGCAAAAGCCCTGCGAAAATTAAGGCACCCTTCCCGTAGAAAAAAGCTCATGGATTATTTAGAATAA
- a CDS encoding aromatic amino acid transport family protein, whose product MSRFSKAVFLQFYGTVGAGIFALPYLFYKSDFYFSLIFLGILTIVSGFINYFYLEVVLNTAGDHQFSGYAQIYLGKNFKTLASLNILLLGLGATIAYIKLFSNFLVILFPYIPLFAASVIFIILLAFSHLYRFDLIRRLENIIPIAILLVPLLILSAALQALPPALSSVVPNFSFFGSLIFALSGFTIIPEIEELFRGQPDKSKHTVLASLIGLLLVSLIYLIFSFSVIRLSGFSLSVDSITGIFKVSPWLGRCLAVFGLLITYEASLNFLLVFRELFYRDFRLSKPVSQILPLAIPFLSLFLFSVPFIQVISLTGAITIYVSALMICAIRLRINPRPVTFLLAVLIFVSLTFGLLLEFG is encoded by the coding sequence ATGTCCCGCTTTTCAAAGGCCGTCTTTCTCCAATTTTACGGCACTGTCGGCGCCGGAATTTTCGCCCTGCCTTATCTTTTTTACAAATCGGATTTTTATTTTTCTCTGATATTTTTGGGAATTCTCACCATCGTCTCCGGTTTCATAAATTACTTTTATCTCGAAGTTGTTTTAAACACGGCCGGGGATCATCAGTTTTCCGGTTACGCCCAAATCTATCTTGGCAAAAATTTCAAAACTCTTGCCTCCCTCAATATTCTTCTGCTCGGTCTTGGTGCCACCATTGCTTATATCAAGCTTTTCTCAAATTTTTTAGTCATTCTTTTCCCCTATATTCCGCTTTTTGCCGCCTCAGTGATTTTCATAATTCTGCTGGCTTTTAGCCATCTCTACCGTTTCGATCTCATCCGCCGCCTGGAAAACATTATCCCCATCGCCATCCTTCTTGTTCCTCTTCTAATTCTCTCTGCCGCCCTGCAAGCTCTTCCTCCGGCTCTCAGCTCGGTTGTCCCCAATTTTTCTTTTTTCGGTTCTCTTATTTTTGCCCTCAGTGGTTTTACTATAATTCCCGAAATAGAGGAGCTTTTTCGCGGTCAGCCCGACAAATCCAAACACACCGTCCTGGCCTCCCTTATCGGTTTGCTTTTAGTTTCACTAATTTATTTAATTTTCAGTTTTTCCGTTATTCGGCTTAGCGGTTTTTCTCTGTCCGTAGATTCGATCACAGGCATCTTCAAAGTCTCTCCCTGGTTGGGGAGATGCCTGGCGGTTTTTGGACTTCTAATTACCTACGAAGCTTCTCTCAATTTTCTCTTAGTCTTCCGTGAGCTCTTTTATCGTGACTTCCGTCTCTCAAAACCTGTTTCGCAAATTCTTCCCCTGGCTATTCCATTTCTTAGCCTTTTTCTATTTTCCGTCCCCTTCATCCAGGTAATTTCTCTTACCGGCGCCATCACCATATATGTTTCTGCTCTCATGATTTGCGCCATCCGCCTAAGAATCAATCCCCGACCTGTCACCTTCCTTCTTGCAGTTCTTATCTTTGTATCTCTTACTTTTGGTTTATTACTCGAATTCGGCTAA
- a CDS encoding site-specific DNA-methyltransferase, whose amino-acid sequence MIPYFKEKNFCLYQGDCLSVLKKIKDNSVDMIFADPPYFLSSGTFTCQNGKMVSVKKGEWDMGKGLEENLKFHMAWIKECKRILKPNGTIWISGTYHSIYQCGYALQLNDYRILNEIVWYKPNASPNLSCRFFTASHETLIWARKEKKGVHIFNYELIKNNDWPNDFLKKKGFQMRSVWAIYTPKKAEKTFGKHPTQKSLDLLNRIILSSTKENDIVLDPFTGSSTTGLAAVAHGREFVGIDIEKEYLDLSIKRFEKLSKEKSGSGI is encoded by the coding sequence GTGATTCCTTATTTTAAAGAAAAAAACTTTTGTTTATATCAGGGAGATTGCTTGAGCGTTTTAAAAAAAATTAAAGATAATTCCGTGGATATGATATTTGCAGATCCCCCATATTTTTTATCCAGTGGTACTTTTACGTGCCAAAATGGAAAAATGGTGAGTGTTAAAAAAGGTGAATGGGATATGGGTAAAGGATTAGAAGAGAATTTGAAATTTCACATGGCATGGATTAAGGAATGTAAAAGAATATTAAAACCAAATGGAACAATTTGGATTAGTGGAACTTATCATTCAATTTATCAATGTGGTTATGCTTTGCAGTTAAATGATTATCGAATATTAAATGAAATTGTTTGGTACAAACCCAATGCTTCTCCAAATTTAAGTTGTAGATTTTTTACAGCTAGTCATGAAACTTTAATATGGGCGAGGAAAGAAAAAAAAGGTGTGCATATTTTTAATTATGAATTGATAAAAAATAATGACTGGCCTAATGATTTTTTAAAAAAGAAAGGTTTTCAGATGAGATCGGTTTGGGCAATTTATACCCCTAAAAAGGCGGAGAAAACTTTTGGGAAACATCCAACACAAAAATCTTTGGACCTGTTAAACAGGATTATTTTGTCGAGTACAAAAGAAAATGATATTGTTCTTGATCCGTTTACGGGCAGTTCCACCACAGGGTTGGCAGCAGTTGCACATGGCAGAGAATTTGTTGGAATAGATATTGAAAAAGAATATCTTGACCTATCAATAAAAAGATTTGAGAAATTATCGAAGGAAAAATCGGGATCAGGTATATAA
- a CDS encoding DUF2000 domain-containing protein translates to MNNLPDENSKRFVAVLNKKIETGKLMNALGHMTAGLAGGYGKQDEMCFLQYEDKDGGKHPNISHFPFIVLQADNSNKIRTIRNEAIKRGIPFTDFTSTMTVGTSEEQVRATKLSSEQDLEYYGICLFGTTVELKEITGKFSLFRG, encoded by the coding sequence ATGAACAATTTACCCGACGAAAATTCAAAAAGATTTGTCGCTGTTTTAAATAAAAAAATTGAAACCGGCAAACTTATGAACGCCTTAGGCCATATGACTGCGGGTTTAGCAGGTGGGTATGGGAAACAAGACGAAATGTGCTTTTTGCAATATGAAGACAAGGATGGTGGCAAGCACCCCAATATCTCCCATTTTCCTTTTATTGTTCTTCAAGCCGATAACTCCAACAAAATTCGAACTATCCGAAACGAAGCAATTAAAAGGGGCATTCCCTTTACCGACTTCACCAGTACCATGACAGTTGGCACATCAGAAGAACAAGTCCGGGCAACCAAGTTATCATCGGAACAGGATTTAGAATACTATGGGATTTGCTTGTTTGGTACAACAGTTGAATTAAAAGAAATTACTGGCAAGTTCTCTTTGTTCCGGGGTTAA
- the uppS gene encoding polyprenyl diphosphate synthase: MKSKWNLSLPENSEIPHHIAIIPDGNRRWAKARGMYTLEGHKKGFDAAVEVTEACWEIGVHTVSVWCFSTENWNRSAEEIAYLMKLYELFLKKQIDSAKKEKVKIIHRGRKDRIPKSLASAIAKAEADTAHFTDHVFNICLDYGGKDEITRVVSAIVADKISPDKVDQQLIDKYLNLQNQPYPNPDLIIRSSGEQRLSGFMSWQNAYAEFYFEKDHFPDFNPSKIIDAVIEFNRRHRRFGGN; encoded by the coding sequence ATGAAATCAAAATGGAATCTTTCCTTGCCTGAAAATTCAGAAATTCCCCACCATATCGCCATAATTCCCGATGGTAACCGTCGTTGGGCCAAAGCCAGGGGCATGTATACCCTCGAAGGCCACAAAAAGGGTTTTGATGCCGCTGTTGAAGTTACCGAAGCTTGTTGGGAAATCGGCGTTCACACCGTCTCCGTCTGGTGTTTTTCCACCGAAAACTGGAACCGGTCAGCAGAAGAAATTGCCTATCTCATGAAGCTCTACGAGCTTTTTCTCAAAAAACAAATTGACTCCGCCAAAAAAGAAAAAGTAAAAATTATCCACCGTGGCCGTAAAGACCGTATTCCCAAAAGTTTGGCCTCAGCTATCGCCAAAGCCGAAGCCGACACCGCTCACTTTACCGATCATGTTTTCAATATATGCCTCGATTACGGCGGCAAAGACGAAATTACCCGCGTTGTTTCTGCCATTGTCGCCGACAAAATCAGTCCGGACAAAGTCGATCAACAGTTGATCGACAAATATCTCAATCTGCAAAATCAGCCCTATCCCAATCCCGATCTTATTATCCGCAGCTCCGGTGAACAGCGCCTATCGGGCTTCATGTCCTGGCAAAACGCCTATGCCGAATTCTATTTTGAAAAAGATCATTTCCCCGATTTCAATCCGTCAAAAATCATTGACGCTGTCATCGAGTTCAACCGCCGCCACCGCCGCTTCGGGGGAAATTAA
- a CDS encoding DUF87 domain-containing protein has product MNPETIISLVTSIIVFAFIGTLVILLLGFLGYLLVLRYRWRDREAKSLGMVTLMVAVPQDNEIKIDAMEQIISSFSTMYKSAKFKFLQTYVAQPNLSLEIVGTAQDIRFYICTPKKLQDLVEKQVYSVYAGADVRQVDEPNIFTEDGKVEYVWLALKKLPHYPLKTYKEIPTDPMAAVTSALSKLSTGETVAIQLVLSPTDGSWAKAGRSFISSTKKSEANPEKASYKVDARQLEAVENKAGRQGFETVIRIVSCAPSSEVAKLNISNIKACFGQFESPWNKLSSKKMYLKSFFVDDFIYKYPVVYWFKNKTILSTDEIASIFHFPNKSIETPNIYWLKAKKAPAPNEAVQEGLYIGDNVYRGITKKVCMTASDRQRHFYIVGQTGVGKSWLLADMALQDIKAGKGVCFIDPHDTFESILERIPPERVEDVIYFDPSMVNRPMGFNVMECEREDQKDFVTSSIINLMYKLYDPYKTGIVGPRFEHAIRNIMLTVMAEPGATFIEIVRCLTDPTYVQAMLPKVNDPMVKRYWTDQIAQTSDFHKSEVLDYIVSKFGRFITNTMMRNIIGQSTSSFNFRKAMDEGKILIINLAKGTIGEENSAFLGLVLIPKILIAAMSRQDTPEANRKDFYLYVDEFQNFATQDFAVILSEARKYHLNLIVANQFISQMDDEVKNAVFGNVGTISTFRVGVADAGFLVRQFQPEFNEHDLLNLGTGEIYMKTMLNGVPQSPFSVRVAAVEKKKPGNPKLAEMIKQLSSMKYGRPREIVEAEIAKRARF; this is encoded by the coding sequence ATGAACCCGGAAACTATTATCAGCCTGGTGACATCAATAATTGTATTTGCATTTATCGGGACGTTGGTGATCCTGCTTTTGGGATTTTTGGGGTATTTGCTGGTTTTAAGGTATAGATGGAGAGACAGAGAAGCCAAATCACTTGGGATGGTGACGCTGATGGTAGCAGTACCACAGGATAATGAGATAAAAATTGATGCCATGGAGCAGATAATTAGCTCGTTTTCGACCATGTACAAAAGCGCCAAGTTTAAATTTTTGCAAACCTATGTAGCCCAACCCAATTTATCGCTAGAGATTGTGGGAACGGCGCAAGACATTAGGTTTTATATTTGCACACCGAAAAAACTTCAGGATTTGGTGGAAAAACAGGTTTATAGTGTTTATGCCGGGGCTGACGTAAGACAAGTGGATGAGCCAAATATATTTACTGAGGATGGGAAAGTGGAATATGTATGGTTGGCACTAAAAAAGCTGCCGCATTACCCTTTGAAAACATATAAGGAAATTCCGACTGACCCAATGGCGGCTGTAACTTCGGCTTTGTCAAAACTAAGTACCGGGGAAACGGTGGCGATACAATTGGTACTTTCGCCGACTGACGGCAGTTGGGCAAAGGCGGGGAGAAGCTTTATCAGCAGTACTAAAAAGTCGGAGGCAAACCCGGAGAAGGCCTCGTATAAAGTGGATGCAAGACAACTGGAGGCGGTGGAGAATAAGGCGGGAAGACAGGGCTTTGAAACGGTAATAAGGATAGTGTCGTGTGCCCCGAGCAGCGAGGTTGCGAAATTAAATATTTCGAATATTAAGGCATGCTTTGGCCAATTTGAATCACCGTGGAATAAACTGTCGTCTAAAAAAATGTATCTTAAGTCATTTTTTGTGGATGATTTTATCTATAAATATCCGGTGGTGTATTGGTTTAAAAACAAGACCATATTGTCGACAGATGAGATTGCATCGATTTTTCATTTTCCCAACAAATCTATTGAAACACCAAATATTTACTGGCTGAAAGCAAAAAAGGCACCGGCGCCGAATGAGGCTGTGCAGGAGGGGCTGTATATAGGCGACAACGTGTATCGAGGGATAACTAAAAAAGTGTGTATGACAGCATCGGACCGGCAAAGGCATTTTTATATCGTGGGACAAACAGGGGTGGGTAAATCGTGGCTTTTGGCAGACATGGCGCTACAAGATATTAAAGCCGGGAAGGGGGTGTGCTTTATTGATCCGCATGATACGTTTGAAAGCATATTGGAGAGGATTCCACCGGAGCGGGTGGAGGATGTGATTTATTTTGACCCGTCGATGGTGAACCGGCCGATGGGCTTTAATGTGATGGAATGTGAGAGAGAGGACCAGAAAGATTTTGTGACTAGCTCGATTATTAACCTAATGTATAAACTGTATGATCCTTATAAAACCGGAATTGTGGGACCTAGGTTTGAACATGCAATAAGAAACATTATGTTGACGGTGATGGCAGAGCCGGGGGCGACATTTATCGAGATTGTCCGGTGTCTGACCGATCCGACTTATGTGCAGGCAATGCTACCAAAGGTGAACGACCCGATGGTAAAAAGATATTGGACTGATCAAATCGCCCAAACTTCGGATTTTCATAAATCGGAGGTGTTGGACTATATCGTGTCAAAATTCGGCCGATTTATTACCAACACGATGATGAGAAATATTATCGGGCAGTCGACGTCGTCGTTTAACTTTAGAAAAGCCATGGATGAGGGGAAAATATTGATTATTAATTTGGCCAAAGGGACAATTGGCGAGGAAAATTCGGCCTTTTTGGGATTGGTTTTAATCCCCAAAATTTTGATTGCGGCCATGAGCCGGCAGGATACGCCAGAGGCGAACCGGAAGGATTTTTATTTGTATGTGGATGAGTTTCAAAATTTTGCCACCCAGGATTTTGCCGTAATTTTGTCAGAAGCCAGAAAATACCACCTTAACTTGATCGTGGCCAACCAATTTATTTCACAGATGGATGATGAGGTAAAAAATGCCGTTTTCGGAAACGTAGGTACAATTTCGACTTTTAGGGTGGGAGTGGCCGATGCAGGGTTCTTGGTGCGGCAGTTTCAGCCGGAATTTAACGAACATGACCTTTTGAACCTGGGAACGGGAGAAATTTATATGAAGACAATGCTTAACGGTGTCCCCCAGTCACCATTCTCGGTGCGGGTGGCGGCGGTGGAAAAGAAAAAACCGGGGAACCCGAAACTGGCGGAGATGATAAAGCAGCTGTCGTCGATGAAATACGGCAGACCGAGAGAGATTGTGGAAGCGGAAATTGCCAAGAGAGCGAGATTCTAG
- a CDS encoding GIY-YIG nuclease family protein codes for MFYFTYVLRSLKDDGIYIGYTNNLKHRLKLHNSGKVIATRDRLPVILVYFEGCTNKELAIKREKTLKTGFGRKYLKTRI; via the coding sequence ATGTTTTATTTCACCTATGTATTAAGGAGTTTAAAAGATGATGGAATCTATATTGGTTACACTAATAATCTTAAACATAGGCTAAAACTTCACAATTCCGGCAAAGTAATTGCCACTCGCGATAGACTTCCGGTCATATTAGTCTATTTTGAAGGTTGCACCAACAAAGAGTTGGCTATCAAAAGGGAGAAAACTTTAAAAACTGGTTTTGGCAGAAAATATCTCAAGACTAGAATTTAA
- the dnaG gene encoding DNA primase: MENQVDEIKQKIDIVNVISAYLPLKKRGRHYVTNCPFHGEKTPSFLVSPELQIFKCFGCGKAGDAFTFLQEYEHISFRESLEQLAKIAGVKLQQNEDISREEAAKKILIEINSHVAKFYNYILLSHPLGQKALDYVLDRGVTRESIKLFQIGFAPTDSRLIANFLQKKGYTIRELLSTGTFGQSQYKSGGFYDRFQGRLTFALTDYRDRVLGFSGRILPFAPNQNMAKYINSPETEIYHKSQMLFGLNLAKEAIRTKSSVVIVEGEFDMISPYQIGIQNIVALKGTAFTQDQLQLLKRYTDTLILGLDSDFAGNNAAKKSIELADNLGFDIRVIDLEGKYKDPDEAVKADPDFFRSRLSKAVPIWDFIIDSSIKNFGIATSRGKSQIMAAVLPFLARISDAVTKSDYLGKLANRVGSKEEAVVAESAKYSSYSKSNITVSAPVSATPSGPPKKEKLEEILLILIISCRDPSKVAKKHAADLSLFDTPRFKTIADTLQKTKKFDPKTFRDTLPPEIRDTFQSLFIAAESQNFESGKKTREIKKTISQLNIIYLKDKLNNLSTVIANSENSDDEVDLKSIESEYNQLLAKLAAFQSQKR; this comes from the coding sequence GTGGAAAATCAGGTCGACGAAATCAAGCAAAAAATAGACATTGTCAATGTAATATCCGCATATTTACCGCTAAAAAAAAGGGGCCGCCACTATGTCACCAATTGTCCATTTCATGGTGAAAAAACCCCTTCGTTTTTAGTTTCTCCCGAGCTACAAATTTTCAAATGTTTTGGTTGCGGCAAAGCCGGTGATGCCTTTACTTTTTTGCAGGAATACGAGCACATATCTTTTCGCGAATCTCTCGAGCAGCTGGCCAAAATCGCTGGGGTAAAACTCCAACAAAATGAGGATATCAGTCGCGAAGAAGCCGCCAAAAAAATCCTCATCGAAATCAACAGCCACGTTGCCAAATTCTACAACTATATTCTTTTATCCCATCCTCTGGGCCAAAAGGCCCTTGATTATGTTTTAGACAGAGGGGTAACAAGGGAATCAATCAAGCTATTTCAAATTGGTTTTGCCCCCACCGATTCCAGGCTCATAGCCAATTTTCTTCAAAAAAAGGGTTATACCATCCGGGAGCTTTTATCCACCGGTACCTTCGGCCAAAGTCAGTACAAATCAGGCGGTTTCTACGACCGCTTTCAGGGCCGCCTCACCTTTGCTCTCACCGATTATCGCGACCGGGTTTTGGGCTTCTCCGGCCGGATTCTCCCTTTCGCCCCCAATCAAAACATGGCCAAATATATAAACTCTCCCGAAACCGAAATTTATCACAAAAGCCAAATGCTTTTTGGCCTTAATTTAGCCAAAGAAGCCATAAGAACCAAATCCTCAGTTGTCATCGTCGAAGGGGAGTTTGATATGATCTCTCCCTACCAGATAGGTATCCAAAACATTGTCGCTCTCAAAGGTACTGCCTTTACCCAGGATCAGCTCCAACTTCTCAAACGTTATACCGACACCCTTATTCTTGGTCTTGATTCTGATTTCGCCGGCAACAATGCCGCCAAAAAAAGCATTGAATTGGCCGATAATCTCGGTTTTGACATCCGGGTAATTGATCTAGAAGGCAAATACAAAGATCCCGACGAGGCCGTCAAGGCCGATCCCGATTTTTTCCGTTCCAGGCTTTCCAAGGCCGTGCCTATCTGGGATTTTATTATAGACTCCAGTATCAAAAATTTTGGTATTGCCACTTCCCGCGGTAAGAGCCAAATTATGGCCGCCGTCCTGCCCTTTTTAGCCCGAATTTCCGACGCTGTTACCAAATCCGATTATTTGGGGAAACTGGCAAACCGTGTCGGCTCCAAAGAAGAGGCCGTGGTTGCCGAGTCGGCCAAATATAGCTCATACTCCAAGTCCAATATCACCGTTTCCGCTCCCGTATCAGCCACTCCCTCCGGTCCTCCCAAAAAAGAAAAACTGGAAGAAATTCTTTTAATTCTCATTATTTCCTGCCGGGATCCCTCCAAAGTCGCCAAAAAACACGCCGCCGATCTCTCCCTTTTTGACACCCCCCGCTTCAAAACCATCGCCGATACCCTGCAAAAAACCAAAAAATTTGACCCCAAAACCTTCCGCGATACTCTTCCGCCCGAAATTAGGGATACTTTTCAAAGTCTTTTCATTGCCGCCGAGTCTCAAAACTTCGAATCCGGCAAAAAAACCCGGGAAATAAAAAAGACCATCAGCCAGTTGAATATTATCTATTTAAAGGATAAACTAAACAATCTCAGTACGGTTATTGCCAATAGTGAAAACTCAGACGATGAAGTCGATTTAAAAAGCATCGAGTCCGAGTACAACCAGCTACTTGCAAAACTTGCTGCTTTTCAGTCCCAAAAAAGGTAG
- a CDS encoding DHHA2 domain-containing protein, with translation MLFVTSYSDPDLDCIACILGYTEYLSKIGRISTGVYCGELNLEVDFVKEYTNFFPLNKHEGNYIEDDKFILVDSSDPIRIDRRINVEKIVELFDHRLTEQVSKLKNAKVHIDLVGSCSTLIAEEYLKSNLVPSINVATYLYSAIVSNTVNFKNSVTTPRDTEVAKWLKTVAGLNDNFTKDMFIAKSNISPDNLYEVLRQDFAIRPISDKMVGIAQIEMVDINRMSTDLKQVLLESLVRFYNDNKLDYIFFNGIDIVEGYNIFYTIDDVSNKLFSRVLNIPDLTPGYKTDAIIMRKQIFHMIEEYFKSQK, from the coding sequence ATGCTTTTTGTCACCTCTTACAGCGACCCGGACTTAGACTGTATTGCTTGTATCTTAGGTTATACTGAGTATTTATCCAAAATCGGAAGAATTTCCACTGGTGTTTACTGTGGGGAATTAAATTTGGAAGTAGATTTCGTTAAGGAATATACAAACTTTTTTCCTCTCAATAAGCATGAGGGCAATTATATCGAAGATGATAAATTTATTTTAGTTGATAGTTCAGATCCAATCCGAATCGATCGAAGAATAAATGTTGAAAAAATTGTTGAATTATTTGATCATCGCCTTACTGAACAAGTTTCAAAGTTAAAAAACGCCAAGGTTCACATTGACCTTGTTGGATCCTGTTCTACTTTAATCGCTGAAGAATATCTAAAAAGCAATTTAGTTCCATCAATAAACGTTGCTACTTATCTCTACTCCGCCATAGTTTCCAATACGGTTAATTTCAAGAATTCTGTCACCACTCCCCGAGATACCGAGGTTGCAAAATGGTTAAAAACAGTAGCTGGCTTAAATGATAATTTTACAAAAGATATGTTTATAGCAAAATCAAACATATCTCCAGACAATTTGTATGAAGTACTTCGCCAAGACTTTGCCATTAGACCCATATCCGATAAAATGGTTGGAATAGCCCAAATAGAGATGGTTGATATTAATAGAATGTCAACAGATCTTAAACAGGTTTTATTAGAATCTTTAGTTCGTTTTTATAACGACAATAAACTCGACTATATATTTTTTAATGGCATTGATATTGTCGAAGGTTACAATATATTTTATACAATTGATGACGTTTCCAATAAATTATTTTCCCGGGTTTTAAATATTCCTGATTTAACACCGGGGTACAAAACGGATGCCATTATTATGAGAAAACAAATTTTTCACATGATCGAAGAATATTTTAAAAGTCAAAAATAG
- a CDS encoding NUDIX hydrolase yields the protein MPYFKVAAHGLIKKDGKFLITHRSPINDYMSNVWDIPGGSIDFDERAVNALSREIREEVNLEVDIEKIIFCFDHLSNPERHQFQLVYSCRYKSGIIKLNPEEHDDYKWVTIEQIKDLPKIAFLDALYQELK from the coding sequence ATGCCATATTTCAAAGTCGCTGCCCATGGTCTTATAAAAAAAGACGGCAAATTTTTAATCACCCACCGCTCACCTATAAACGACTATATGTCAAACGTTTGGGATATTCCCGGCGGGTCCATAGATTTTGATGAAAGGGCTGTCAATGCCCTAAGTAGGGAAATCAGGGAAGAAGTTAATTTAGAGGTAGATATCGAAAAAATAATTTTCTGCTTCGATCACCTATCAAACCCCGAACGCCATCAGTTCCAATTGGTTTATTCTTGCCGGTATAAAAGCGGGATAATCAAATTAAATCCCGAAGAACACGATGATTACAAGTGGGTGACAATCGAACAGATAAAAGATCTCCCCAAAATTGCTTTTTTAGACGCCCTCTATCAGGAACTAAAATAA